A genomic window from Pantoea alhagi includes:
- the ubiU gene encoding ubiquinone anaerobic biosynthesis protein UbiU — MELLCPAGNLPALKAAIENGADAVYIGLKDDTNARHFAGLNFTDKRLKEAARVVHQHRRKLHVAINTFAQPAGFKRWENAIDMAVDNGADALIIADLAMLEYAANRYPHVERHVSVQASATNLEAIRFYHQHFDVARVVLPRVLSIHQVRQLARNTPVPLEVFAFGSLCIMAEGRCYLSSWMTGESPNTVGACSPARFVRWQQTPTGLESRLNEVLIDRYEAHENAGYPTLCKGRYQVDGERYHVLEEPTSLNTLELLPDLLAANIASVKIEGRQRSPAYVAQVARIWRQAIDRCKAEPGTFAVQENWMTELGALAEGTQTTLGAYHRKWQ; from the coding sequence ATGGAACTCCTTTGCCCGGCAGGAAACTTGCCCGCGCTGAAGGCAGCGATCGAGAACGGAGCAGATGCAGTTTACATCGGACTGAAAGATGACACTAATGCGCGTCACTTTGCCGGCCTGAACTTTACCGATAAACGTCTGAAAGAAGCGGCGCGCGTGGTACATCAGCATCGGCGCAAGCTACATGTTGCCATCAATACTTTCGCCCAGCCGGCAGGATTTAAACGCTGGGAAAATGCGATCGATATGGCCGTGGATAATGGCGCTGACGCGTTGATTATTGCCGACCTGGCGATGCTGGAGTATGCCGCTAACCGCTATCCGCATGTTGAGCGGCATGTCTCGGTGCAGGCATCAGCCACTAACCTGGAAGCGATACGCTTCTACCATCAACATTTCGATGTCGCGCGTGTGGTTTTGCCACGCGTGCTCTCCATACACCAGGTGCGCCAGCTGGCACGTAATACGCCGGTTCCGCTGGAAGTGTTCGCTTTCGGCAGCCTGTGTATTATGGCGGAAGGACGCTGCTATCTCTCTTCATGGATGACCGGCGAATCGCCTAATACCGTCGGCGCCTGTTCACCCGCCCGCTTTGTACGCTGGCAGCAAACGCCCACCGGACTGGAGTCGCGCCTGAATGAAGTGCTGATTGATCGTTATGAAGCCCATGAAAACGCGGGCTATCCCACCTTATGCAAAGGGCGTTATCAGGTCGATGGAGAACGCTATCATGTTCTGGAAGAACCGACCAGCCTGAACACCCTTGAGTTATTGCCCGACCTGTTAGCCGCCAATATCGCTTCGGTAAAAATTGAAGGCCGCCAGCGCAGCCCGGCCTATGTCGCGCAGGTTGCCCGCATCTGGCGTCAGGCTATTGACCGCTGTAAAGCAGAGCCAGGCACTTTTGCTGTTCAGGAAAACTGGATGACGGAATTAGGCGCGCTGGCTGAGGGTACGCAAACCACGCTGGGTGCTTACCACCGCAAATGGCAATAA
- a CDS encoding U32 family peptidase, translating into MKYSLGPVLWYWPTDTLADFYQAAAQSSADIIYLGESVCSKRRATRFNQWMEFARLLAQSGKQVVFSTLALVQSASELQELKRYVDNGEFLIEANDLGTVNMAAEQKLPFVVGHALNCYNAVTLRMLLRLGMTRWCMPVELSRDWLLNIQQQCDDLGIHGKFETEVLAYGHLPLALSARCFTARSEDKPKDECETCCINYPQGRRVLSQEDQQVFVLNGIQTMSGYCYNLGNELTSMHGLVDVVRLSPEDKQTLALIDRFRANEEGAAPLMMAQRNDCNGYWRKLAGMALQS; encoded by the coding sequence ATGAAATATTCTTTAGGGCCGGTACTGTGGTACTGGCCAACCGATACGCTGGCCGATTTTTATCAGGCCGCAGCACAAAGCAGCGCAGATATTATCTATTTAGGGGAGTCGGTATGCAGCAAACGCCGTGCTACCCGCTTTAATCAATGGATGGAGTTCGCCCGTCTTCTGGCGCAAAGCGGCAAACAGGTCGTGTTCAGTACGCTGGCGCTGGTACAGTCTGCGTCGGAATTACAGGAGCTCAAACGCTACGTTGATAACGGCGAGTTCCTGATTGAAGCCAACGATCTGGGCACCGTGAATATGGCGGCGGAGCAGAAGCTTCCCTTTGTGGTCGGCCATGCGCTCAACTGTTATAACGCCGTTACGCTGCGTATGCTGCTGCGACTTGGCATGACGCGATGGTGTATGCCGGTTGAGCTGTCGCGTGACTGGCTGCTCAATATTCAACAGCAGTGCGACGATTTAGGCATTCACGGCAAGTTCGAAACCGAAGTGCTGGCTTATGGTCATCTGCCGCTGGCGTTGTCGGCTCGCTGCTTTACCGCCCGGTCAGAAGATAAGCCCAAAGATGAATGCGAAACCTGTTGTATTAACTATCCGCAGGGGCGTCGCGTGCTCTCGCAGGAAGATCAGCAGGTTTTTGTGCTGAACGGTATCCAGACCATGAGCGGCTACTGTTATAACCTCGGTAACGAGCTGACCAGCATGCATGGCCTGGTAGATGTGGTTCGTCTGTCGCCGGAAGATAAACAGACGTTGGCGCTTATCGATCGCTTCCGTGCAAATGAAGAAGGCGCGGCCCCATTAATGATGGCGCAACGCAATGACTGCAACGGCTACTGGCGCAAGCTGGCGGGAATGGCGCTGCAATCATAA
- a CDS encoding luciferase-like monooxygenase gives MSEKKSVPLSVLDLAPIPQGASPRDAFHASLALAQQAEELGFHRYWLAEHHNMTGIASAATSVLIGYLAANTKTLRLGSGGIMLPNHAPLVIAEQFGTLESLYPGRIDLGLGRAPGSDQRTMMALRRYQNPNMVDSFPEDVETLIAWFDAEKDAQPPVQPVPGLGLKIPVWLLGSSLYSAQLAAKLGLPFAFASHFAPDLLFQALHMYRENFQPSARLDKPYAIVCINIVAADSEREARFLFTSMQQQFINLRRGQPGPLPPPVENMDHLWTPSEQYGVQQALSMSVVGDLTKVQHGLAALIRETQADEIMVNGQIFDSQARLRSFELAMQAARSL, from the coding sequence ATGTCTGAGAAAAAAAGTGTTCCTCTGTCAGTACTCGATTTGGCACCGATCCCGCAAGGCGCCTCGCCGCGTGATGCTTTCCACGCCTCGCTGGCGCTGGCACAGCAGGCAGAAGAATTAGGCTTCCATCGCTACTGGCTGGCGGAACATCACAATATGACCGGCATTGCCAGCGCGGCTACATCCGTGCTGATCGGTTATCTGGCAGCAAATACCAAAACGCTGCGCCTCGGCTCAGGCGGTATTATGTTGCCTAACCATGCGCCGCTGGTGATTGCTGAACAGTTCGGCACGCTGGAATCGCTTTATCCTGGCCGTATCGATCTTGGTCTGGGGCGCGCTCCAGGCTCCGATCAGCGCACCATGATGGCGTTACGTCGTTATCAAAACCCGAATATGGTTGATAGCTTCCCGGAAGATGTGGAAACGCTGATTGCCTGGTTTGACGCAGAGAAAGACGCGCAGCCGCCGGTGCAGCCAGTGCCAGGCCTGGGTTTGAAAATTCCGGTCTGGTTATTGGGTTCCAGTCTGTACAGCGCACAGCTGGCAGCAAAGCTGGGACTGCCATTTGCCTTTGCTTCCCATTTTGCGCCCGACCTGCTTTTCCAGGCGTTGCATATGTATCGTGAGAACTTCCAGCCCTCTGCGCGTCTGGATAAGCCTTACGCTATCGTCTGTATCAATATTGTCGCGGCTGATAGCGAACGGGAAGCCCGCTTCCTGTTTACCTCTATGCAGCAGCAGTTTATCAATCTGCGCCGGGGTCAACCGGGCCCGCTACCGCCGCCGGTAGAGAATATGGATCATCTCTGGACGCCGTCGGAGCAGTATGGTGTTCAGCAGGCGCTGAGTATGTCAGTGGTCGGCGATCTCACGAAGGTACAGCACGGGCTGGCGGCTTTGATCCGTGAAACTCAGGCGGATGAAATTATGGTTAACGGCCAAATTTTCGATAGTCAGGCCCGTCTGCGCTCGTTTGAACTGGCAATGCAGGCCGCCCGCTCCCTGTAA
- a CDS encoding DEAD/DEAH family ATP-dependent RNA helicase, with the protein MTDIQTTFSDLGLNEFILKALNDLGYEKPSPIQAACIPHLLEGRDVLGMAQTGSGKTAAFSLPLLHNLDPELKAPQILVLAPTRELAVQVAEACNEFSKHMHGVNVLALYGGQRYDVQLRALRQGPQIVVGTPGRLLDHLKRGTLDLSNLRGLVLDEADEMLRMGFIEDVETIMAQIPEGHQTALFSATMPEAIRRITRRFMKDPQEVRIQSSVTTRPDISQSYWTVWGRKTDALVRFLEAEDFDAAIIFVRTKNATLEVAEALERSGYSSAALNGDMNQALREQTLERLKDGRLDILIATDVAARGLDVERISLVVNYDIPMDSESYVHRIGRTGRAGRAGRALLFVENRERRLLRNIERTMKLTIPEVELPNGELLSARRLEKFAAKVQQQLESSDLDQYRALLSKLSPENDLEMETLAAALLKMAQGERPLIVPPEAPRPQRREFRERDERRSPREAREGRDSRDSREGGDRPRRERRDVGDMELYRIEVGRDDGVEVRHIVGAIANEGDISSRYIGNIKLFASHSTIELPKGMPGEILQHFTRTRILNKPMNMQLMGDAQPRERSERGGERGGERRPGGRGGFGGAGREGGAGREGGRRFGERREGAGARSSGNRDGASRGPRREESTGTGAVRRRDY; encoded by the coding sequence ATGACTGATATCCAAACCACTTTTTCCGATCTGGGTCTTAACGAATTCATCCTTAAAGCACTGAATGACCTGGGCTATGAAAAGCCTTCACCCATTCAGGCCGCCTGTATCCCACATCTGCTGGAAGGCCGCGATGTACTGGGTATGGCACAAACCGGTAGCGGTAAAACTGCAGCGTTCTCCTTACCGCTGCTGCATAACCTCGACCCTGAACTGAAAGCACCGCAGATTCTGGTGCTGGCACCGACGCGTGAGCTGGCGGTGCAGGTTGCAGAAGCGTGCAACGAATTTTCTAAACATATGCATGGCGTTAACGTACTGGCTCTGTACGGTGGTCAACGTTATGACGTGCAGCTGCGTGCGCTGCGCCAGGGTCCGCAGATCGTCGTCGGTACGCCGGGTCGTCTGCTGGATCACCTGAAACGCGGTACGCTGGATCTGTCTAACCTGCGTGGCCTGGTGCTGGACGAAGCAGATGAAATGCTGCGCATGGGCTTTATCGAAGACGTAGAAACCATCATGGCGCAGATTCCGGAAGGTCATCAGACCGCACTGTTCTCTGCCACCATGCCGGAAGCGATTCGCCGTATTACGCGTCGCTTTATGAAGGATCCGCAGGAAGTGCGTATCCAGAGCAGCGTTACCACGCGTCCTGACATCAGCCAGAGCTACTGGACTGTATGGGGTCGTAAGACCGATGCGCTGGTTCGCTTCCTGGAAGCTGAAGATTTTGATGCGGCGATTATTTTCGTACGTACTAAAAACGCCACGCTGGAAGTTGCTGAAGCGCTGGAGCGTAGCGGCTACAGCAGCGCTGCGTTGAACGGCGATATGAATCAGGCACTGCGTGAGCAGACGCTGGAACGTCTGAAAGATGGTCGTCTGGATATCCTGATCGCCACTGACGTAGCGGCGCGTGGTCTTGACGTTGAGCGTATCAGCCTGGTGGTAAACTATGACATCCCTATGGATTCAGAGTCTTACGTTCACCGTATCGGCCGTACCGGTCGTGCTGGCCGTGCTGGCCGTGCGCTGCTGTTCGTAGAAAACCGTGAACGTCGCCTGCTGCGCAACATCGAGCGCACCATGAAGCTGACGATCCCGGAAGTAGAACTGCCGAACGGAGAGCTGCTGAGCGCGCGTCGTCTGGAAAAATTCGCCGCGAAAGTACAGCAGCAGCTGGAAAGTAGCGATCTGGACCAGTACCGTGCCCTGCTGAGCAAGCTGTCGCCGGAAAACGATCTGGAAATGGAAACGCTGGCTGCCGCACTGTTGAAAATGGCACAGGGCGAACGTCCGCTGATTGTGCCGCCGGAAGCTCCGCGTCCGCAGCGTCGTGAATTCCGTGAGCGTGATGAGCGTCGTAGCCCGCGTGAAGCACGCGAAGGTCGTGACAGCCGTGACAGCCGTGAAGGTGGCGATCGTCCGCGTCGCGAGCGTCGTGACGTTGGCGATATGGAACTGTATCGTATCGAAGTGGGTCGTGATGATGGCGTCGAAGTGCGTCATATCGTTGGCGCTATCGCTAACGAAGGCGACATCAGCAGCCGTTACATTGGTAACATCAAGCTGTTTGCTTCTCACTCCACTATCGAGCTGCCGAAAGGCATGCCGGGTGAAATCCTGCAGCACTTCACCCGCACGCGTATTCTGAATAAACCGATGAATATGCAGCTGATGGGTGATGCGCAGCCGCGTGAGCGTTCTGAACGTGGCGGTGAGCGCGGCGGTGAGCGTCGTCCTGGCGGTCGTGGCGGCTTCGGCGGTGCTGGTCGTGAAGGCGGCGCTGGTCGTGAAGGCGGTCGTCGTTTCGGCGAGCGTCGTGAAGGTGCCGGCGCGCGCAGTAGCGGTAACCGTGACGGTGCCAGCCGTGGACCGCGTCGTGAAGAGAGCACCGGTACAGGCGCAGTACGCCGTCGCGATTACTAA
- the nlpI gene encoding lipoprotein NlpI, which produces MKPFLRWCFVATAITLAGCSNSNWRKSDVLAVPLQPTLQQEVILARMEQILASRALTDDERAQLLYERGVLYDSLGLRALARNDFSQALSIRPDMPEVFNYLGIYLTQAGNFDAAYEAFDSVLELDPTYNYAHLNRGIALYYGGRYKLAQDDLLAFYQDDPNDPFRSLWLYLDEQEIDADKAKVALKQRYDRADRDQWGWNIVEFYLGDISEKTLMERLKADAPDNTSLAEHLSETNFYLGKYYLSLGEKDSAEALFKLAVANNVHNFVEHRYALLELALLGQTQDDLTESDQQ; this is translated from the coding sequence ATGAAGCCTTTTTTGCGCTGGTGTTTCGTTGCGACAGCTATCACGCTGGCAGGATGCAGCAACTCAAATTGGCGTAAGAGCGATGTGCTGGCGGTTCCGCTACAGCCAACTCTGCAACAGGAAGTCATCCTGGCGCGCATGGAACAAATTCTTGCCAGTCGGGCACTGACCGATGATGAGCGTGCACAGCTATTATATGAGCGCGGAGTGTTGTATGATAGCTTAGGTCTGAGGGCATTAGCGCGGAACGATTTTTCGCAAGCGCTGTCTATAAGACCAGATATGCCTGAAGTATTTAATTATTTAGGTATATACTTAACGCAGGCGGGCAACTTTGATGCCGCCTATGAAGCGTTTGATTCTGTACTTGAGCTTGATCCAACTTACAATTATGCGCATTTAAACCGTGGTATCGCCCTCTATTACGGCGGACGATACAAGTTAGCGCAAGATGATCTGCTGGCGTTTTATCAAGACGATCCTAACGATCCTTTCCGCAGCCTGTGGCTTTATCTCGATGAACAAGAGATAGATGCCGATAAGGCGAAAGTGGCGCTGAAACAGCGTTACGACAGGGCGGACCGCGATCAATGGGGATGGAATATTGTCGAGTTCTACCTTGGCGACATCAGTGAAAAAACGCTGATGGAACGTCTCAAGGCGGACGCACCGGATAACACCTCGCTCGCTGAACATCTCAGTGAAACCAACTTCTATTTAGGTAAGTACTACCTAAGTCTGGGGGAGAAGGACAGCGCGGAAGCGTTGTTCAAACTGGCGGTTGCTAACAACGTACATAACTTTGTTGAGCACCGATACGCATTGTTGGAACTGGCGCTGTTAGGCCAGACACAAGACGATTTAACAGAATCTGACCAGCAATAG
- the pnp gene encoding polyribonucleotide nucleotidyltransferase: protein MLNPIIRKFQYGQHTVTLETGMMARQATAAVMVSMDDTAVFVTVVGQKKAKAGQDFFPLTVNYQERTYAAGRIPGSFFRREGRPSEGETLIARLIDRPVRPLFPEGFVNEVQVIATVVSVNPQVNPDIVAMIGASAALSLSGMPFNGPIGAARVGYINDQYVLNPTSDEIKQSRLDLVVAGTQGAVLMVESEADILTEEQMLGAVVFGHEQQQVVIENINALVAEAGKPRWDWQPEAVNQALNARIAALAESRLSDAYRITEKQERYAQVDLIKSETIAALLAEDETLDDGEISDILHNIEKNVVRSRVLNGEPRIDGREKDMIRGLDVRTGVLPRTHGSALFTRGETQALVAATLGTARDAQSLDELMGERTDNFLFHYNFPPYSVGETGMVGSPKRREIGHGRLAKRGVLAVMPKLDEFPYTVRVVSEITESNGSSSMASVCGASLALMDAGVPIKAAVAGIAMGLVKEGDRYVVLSDILGDEDHLGDMDFKVAGSREGITALQMDIKIEGITREIMQAALNQAKGARLHILGVMEQAISTPRGDISEFAPRIHTIKINPDKIKDVIGKGGSVIRALTEETGTTIEIEDDGTVKIAATDGDKAQHAIRRIEEITAEIEVGRIYNGKVTRIVDFGAFVAIGGGKEGLVHISQIADKRVEKVTDYLQMGQEVPVKVLEVDRQGRVRLSIKEASEQQPQAETAAVNPEAE from the coding sequence TTGCTAAATCCGATTATTCGTAAATTCCAGTATGGTCAGCATACCGTGACGCTTGAGACCGGTATGATGGCTCGCCAGGCCACTGCTGCCGTTATGGTCAGCATGGATGATACCGCTGTATTTGTTACCGTTGTTGGTCAGAAAAAGGCGAAAGCCGGTCAGGACTTCTTTCCGCTGACCGTAAACTATCAGGAGCGTACTTACGCTGCCGGTCGTATCCCGGGAAGTTTCTTCCGCCGTGAAGGCCGTCCAAGCGAAGGCGAAACCCTGATTGCGCGTCTGATTGACCGCCCGGTTCGTCCGCTGTTCCCGGAAGGCTTCGTTAACGAAGTTCAGGTTATCGCCACTGTGGTATCAGTAAACCCGCAGGTTAACCCTGATATCGTTGCAATGATTGGTGCTTCTGCCGCGCTGAGCCTGTCTGGTATGCCGTTTAACGGCCCGATTGGCGCCGCTCGCGTAGGCTACATCAACGATCAGTATGTGCTGAACCCAACTTCTGATGAGATTAAACAGTCTCGTCTGGACCTGGTGGTTGCAGGTACTCAGGGCGCAGTGCTGATGGTGGAGTCCGAAGCGGATATCCTGACTGAAGAGCAGATGCTGGGCGCGGTTGTTTTCGGCCATGAGCAACAGCAGGTCGTTATTGAAAACATCAATGCGCTGGTTGCTGAAGCAGGCAAACCGCGTTGGGACTGGCAGCCTGAAGCTGTTAACCAGGCGCTGAACGCACGTATCGCGGCTCTGGCCGAATCCCGTCTTAGCGATGCTTACCGTATCACTGAAAAGCAGGAGCGCTATGCGCAGGTTGATCTGATCAAATCAGAAACCATCGCAGCGTTGCTGGCGGAAGATGAGACGCTGGATGATGGCGAGATCAGCGACATTCTGCACAACATCGAGAAAAACGTGGTGCGCAGCCGTGTTCTGAACGGCGAACCGCGTATCGATGGCCGTGAAAAAGATATGATTCGTGGTCTGGACGTTCGTACTGGCGTGCTGCCGCGTACTCATGGTTCCGCTCTGTTTACCCGTGGTGAAACGCAGGCGCTGGTTGCCGCAACGCTGGGTACCGCACGTGATGCTCAGAGCCTTGATGAGCTGATGGGCGAGCGTACCGATAACTTCCTGTTCCACTATAACTTCCCTCCGTACTCCGTAGGCGAGACCGGAATGGTAGGTTCACCGAAGCGTCGTGAAATCGGCCATGGTCGTCTGGCTAAACGCGGTGTACTGGCAGTAATGCCGAAACTGGATGAATTCCCGTATACCGTGCGCGTGGTATCTGAAATCACCGAATCTAACGGTTCTTCTTCTATGGCTTCCGTCTGTGGCGCATCTCTGGCGCTGATGGATGCTGGCGTGCCGATCAAAGCGGCCGTAGCCGGTATCGCGATGGGCCTGGTGAAAGAAGGCGACCGTTATGTGGTTCTGTCCGATATCCTGGGCGATGAAGATCACCTTGGCGATATGGACTTTAAAGTCGCTGGTAGCCGTGAAGGTATCACCGCGCTGCAGATGGATATCAAAATTGAAGGCATTACCCGCGAAATCATGCAGGCTGCGCTGAATCAGGCCAAAGGTGCGCGTCTGCACATTCTGGGCGTGATGGAGCAGGCTATCAGCACGCCGCGTGGTGATATCTCTGAGTTTGCACCGCGTATCCATACCATCAAGATCAATCCGGACAAAATCAAGGATGTGATCGGTAAAGGCGGTTCCGTAATCCGTGCTCTGACTGAAGAGACCGGCACCACTATCGAAATCGAAGATGACGGTACGGTGAAAATCGCTGCGACCGACGGTGACAAAGCGCAGCATGCTATCCGTCGTATCGAAGAGATCACGGCAGAGATCGAAGTGGGCCGCATCTACAACGGTAAAGTTACACGTATCGTTGACTTCGGTGCCTTCGTTGCAATTGGCGGCGGTAAAGAAGGTCTGGTTCATATTTCTCAAATCGCCGACAAGCGCGTTGAGAAAGTAACCGACTACCTGCAGATGGGCCAGGAAGTACCGGTTAAGGTACTGGAAGTGGACCGTCAGGGCCGTGTACGTCTGAGCATTAAAGAAGCCTCAGAACAGCAGCCGCAGGCAGAAACTGCAGCCGTTAACCCTGAAGCAGAGTAA
- the rpsO gene encoding 30S ribosomal protein S15: protein MSLSTEAKAEIVAKYGRGTNDSGSTEVQVALLTAQINHLQGHFSEHKKDHHSRRGLLRMVSQRRKLLDYLKRKDVARYTSLIESLGLRR, encoded by the coding sequence ATGTCTCTAAGTACCGAAGCTAAAGCAGAGATCGTTGCTAAATACGGTCGTGGCACTAACGACAGCGGCTCAACCGAAGTTCAGGTTGCACTGCTGACTGCTCAGATCAATCACCTGCAAGGCCACTTTTCTGAGCACAAGAAAGATCACCACAGCCGTCGCGGTCTGCTGCGCATGGTTTCTCAGCGTCGTAAGCTGCTGGATTACCTGAAGCGTAAAGATGTTGCTCGCTACACCAGCCTGATCGAAAGCCTGGGCCTGCGTCGCTAA
- the truB gene encoding tRNA pseudouridine(55) synthase TruB, with protein sequence MSRPRRRGRDIHGVLLLDKPQGLSSNDALQKVKRIFRANKAGHTGALDPLATGMLPICLGEATKFSQYLLDADKRYRVIARLGQRTDTSDADGQIISERAVTFSQAQLDEALESFRGETQQVPSMYSALKYQGRPLYEYARQGLEVPREARSITVHELQFIRWQDNELELEIHCSKGTYIRTIIDDLGEKLGCGAHVIMLRRLQVARYPIEKMITLEQLHALQGEPGDLSEEAQTQLDALLMPMDSPASDYPEVNLSEIAAGYFKQGQPVQASGAPHSGLVRVTEGDARKFIGMAEIADDGRVAPRRLVVEYSA encoded by the coding sequence ATGAGTCGTCCTCGTCGTCGCGGCCGCGATATTCATGGCGTGTTGCTGCTCGATAAGCCTCAGGGGCTCTCCTCGAACGATGCTTTGCAAAAAGTGAAGCGTATTTTCCGGGCGAATAAAGCGGGCCACACCGGCGCGCTGGACCCTTTGGCAACCGGCATGCTGCCGATCTGCCTGGGTGAAGCAACCAAGTTCTCGCAATATTTACTGGATGCGGATAAACGTTATCGGGTCATTGCACGTCTGGGGCAGCGTACCGATACGTCAGATGCCGACGGGCAGATTATCAGCGAACGCGCTGTTACCTTCAGCCAGGCGCAGCTTGATGAAGCGTTGGAAAGTTTCCGTGGCGAAACGCAGCAGGTGCCTTCCATGTACTCTGCCCTGAAATATCAGGGGCGTCCTCTGTACGAATATGCGCGTCAGGGGCTGGAAGTGCCGCGTGAAGCTCGTTCCATTACGGTTCATGAACTGCAGTTTATTCGCTGGCAGGACAATGAGCTGGAGCTGGAAATTCACTGTTCTAAAGGCACCTACATTCGCACTATTATTGATGATTTGGGTGAAAAGCTGGGCTGCGGCGCGCATGTGATTATGCTGCGTCGTCTGCAGGTGGCCCGCTATCCCATTGAGAAAATGATTACGCTTGAGCAACTGCACGCCTTACAGGGCGAGCCGGGAGACTTAAGCGAAGAGGCGCAGACGCAGCTGGATGCGTTGTTGATGCCAATGGATAGCCCGGCCTCCGATTATCCGGAAGTTAATCTGAGCGAAATTGCTGCGGGTTATTTCAAGCAGGGACAACCGGTGCAGGCGTCAGGCGCGCCGCATAGCGGACTGGTGCGGGTTACTGAAGGGGATGCGCGTAAGTTTATCGGGATGGCTGAAATCGCTGACGATGGACGCGTAGCACCACGCCGTTTGGTTGTAGAATATTCTGCCTGA
- the rbfA gene encoding 30S ribosome-binding factor RbfA — protein sequence MAKEFGRPQRVAQELQKEIAMIIQREIKDPRVGMMVTVSGVEVSRDLAYAKVFVTFLNDDNADAIKGGIKALQDASGYIRSLLGKAMRLRIVPELTFFYDNSLVEGMRMSNLVTNVVKKDVQRRGPAEEDDKEE from the coding sequence ATGGCGAAAGAATTTGGTCGCCCACAGCGTGTCGCACAGGAACTGCAAAAAGAGATCGCCATGATCATCCAGCGTGAGATTAAAGATCCGCGTGTAGGCATGATGGTGACCGTTTCAGGCGTAGAGGTTTCGCGCGATTTGGCCTATGCCAAAGTGTTTGTTACTTTTTTGAATGATGATAATGCTGACGCCATCAAGGGCGGCATCAAAGCGCTGCAGGATGCGTCTGGCTACATCCGTTCTCTGCTCGGCAAAGCGATGCGTCTGCGTATCGTGCCTGAGCTCACTTTCTTTTACGATAATTCGTTGGTGGAAGGGATGCGTATGTCCAACCTGGTCACTAACGTAGTGAAAAAAGATGTTCAGCGCCGGGGCCCGGCGGAAGAAGACGACAAGGAGGAGTAA